In Tachysurus fulvidraco isolate hzauxx_2018 chromosome 3, HZAU_PFXX_2.0, whole genome shotgun sequence, a single window of DNA contains:
- the hcst gene encoding hematopoietic cell signal transducer isoform X1, which yields MTHRTCFLCLFLSFLAMISAEETERGSCYRIATGALAGVVFGDITLTILIVAATYYCASKRRIKKEKADKVYMNVRANCKN from the exons ATGACACATCGAACTTGTTTTTTGTGtctattcctttctttcttag CCATGATCAGTGCAGAGGAAACAG aAAGGGGTTCATGCTACCGGATAGCTACTGGAGCGCTCGCCGGTGTGGTGTTTGGTGACATCACACTTACGATACTGATTGTCGCTGCTACATATTACTGTGCTAGTAAGCGCAGAATCAAGAAGGAAAAGG CTGATAAAGTCTACATGAATGTCAGAGCCAACTGCAAGAACTAA
- the hcst gene encoding hematopoietic cell signal transducer isoform X2, translating into MISAEETERGSCYRIATGALAGVVFGDITLTILIVAATYYCASKRRIKKEKADKVYMNVRANCKN; encoded by the exons ATGATCAGTGCAGAGGAAACAG aAAGGGGTTCATGCTACCGGATAGCTACTGGAGCGCTCGCCGGTGTGGTGTTTGGTGACATCACACTTACGATACTGATTGTCGCTGCTACATATTACTGTGCTAGTAAGCGCAGAATCAAGAAGGAAAAGG CTGATAAAGTCTACATGAATGTCAGAGCCAACTGCAAGAACTAA
- the LOC113644442 gene encoding TYRO protein tyrosine kinase-binding protein, with amino-acid sequence MGWILHFMALLSGLIGYAAATQDCGTCYQLNMEIVTGIIACDIILTVLIIISVYCFASWEKKKNSLHTRKKSIETEKGKFRQSSSRPKEVEITESPYQELYGVQSDIYSDLHQYRK; translated from the exons ATGGGCTGGATTCTGCACTTTATGGCTCTTCTTAGTGGACTCATTG GTTATGCGGCAGCAACTCAAG aCTGTGGCACATGCTATCAGCTAAACATGGAGATTGTTACTGGTATCATTGCTTGTGATATAATTCTCACAGTTCTTATTATAATCTCAGTCTATTGTTTTGCATcatgggaaaaaaagaagaacagcTTGCATACACGGAAGAAATCCATCGAGACAG AGAAAGGCAAATTTCGGCAGTCATCGAGCAGACCGAAGGAGGTGGAAATTACAGAGTCGCCTTATCAG GAACTATATGGAGTACAGTCAGATATATACAGCGATCTTCACCAGTATCGGAAATAA